One Mangifera indica cultivar Alphonso chromosome 4, CATAS_Mindica_2.1, whole genome shotgun sequence genomic region harbors:
- the LOC123214579 gene encoding peptidyl-prolyl cis-trans isomerase FKBP42-like — protein sequence MEDVQEQQKSQPLGQEDESEIVTESVGLAQSVAPQDGSGPPIVDSKVEVLHDHVTKQIIKEGQGQKPSKYSTCFVHYRAWTESTQHKFEDTWHEQQPLEIILGKEKKEMTGLAIGVSSMKSGEHALLRVGWELGYGKEGSFSFPNVPPMADLVYEVVLIGFDETKEGKARSDMTVEERIGAADRRKMDGNALYKEEKWEEAKQQYEMAIAYMGDDFMFQLFGKYRDMALAVKNPCHLNMAACLIKLKLYEEAIGQCSLVLAEDENNVKALFRRGKARAELGQTEAAREDFSKACKFAPEDKAIARELRKIAEHDKAVYQKQKEIYKGIFGPRPEPKPKSTNWLVIFWQWLLSLLYRLFRRERVKAD from the exons atggaGGACGTTCAGGAGCAGCAGAAAAGTCAACCTCTTG GGCAAGAAGATGAGAGTGAAATAGTCACTGAGAGTGTTGGGCTTGCACAGAGTGTAGCTCCTCAAGATGGCAGTGGTCCTCCAATAGTGGATTCTAAAGTGGAAGTGCTTCATGATCATGTAACTAAACAGATTATCAAGGAGGGTCAAGGTCAAAAACCTTCCAAATATTCAACATGCTTTG TGCACTACAGGGCTTGGACCGAAAGCACCCAACATAAGTTTGAGGATACATGGCATGAACAACAACCTCTTGAAATAATTTTAGGGAAAG agaaaaaagaaatgactGGCTTGGCTATTGGTGTGTCCAGCATGAAGTCGGGTGAACATGCCCTGTTACGCGTTGGCTGGGAACTTGGTTATGGTAAAGAAGGAAGCTTCTCGTTCCCTAATGTTCCTCCCATGGCTGACTTAGTATATGAAGTTGTGCTTATTGGGTTTGATGAAACCAAAGAA GGGAAAGCTCGTAGTGACATGACTGTGGAGGAAAGGATTGGCGCTGCAGATCGAAGAAAGATGGATGGCAATGCCTTATATAAGGAGGAGAAATGGGAAGAGGCCAAGCAACAGTATGAAATG GCCATAGCATATATGGGTGATGATTTCATGTTCCAGTTGTTTGGGAAGTACCGGGACATGGCTTTGGCTGTTAAAAATCCATGCCACCTTAATATGGCAGCATGTCTAATAAAGCTAAAGCTCTATGAAGAAGCCATAGGGCAATGCAGCCTT GTATTAGCTGAGGATGAAAACAATGTGAAAGCCCTTTTCAGACGGGGAAAAGCTAGAGCAGAACTTGGTCAAACAGAAGCTGCACGGGAAGACTTTTCAAAGGCTTGTAAATTTGCACCTGAAGACAAAGCAATTGCAAGAGAGCTTCGTAAGATTGCTGAACATGACAAGGCTGTTTATCAGAAGCAAAAGGAGATCTATAAAGGAATTTTTGGACCTCGACCAGAACCTAAACCAAAGAGTACCAATTGGTTAGTCATCTTTTGGCAATGGCTATTGTCATTACTTTATCGCCTCTTTAGACGCGAGAGAGTCAAAGCTGATTGA
- the LOC123213578 gene encoding protein OBERON 4: MKRLRSSDDLGSYGDKNTSKDSSNPNPKRSSTSSHRSFYYKSDNVRKGLVSTSSSSRYDRDRSLDDDNRNLKKRSDHDFESFDRRKSGFDRYSSAGNERTIHRSESFCGSRREFPKGFRSERERSRREGSVSSWRRFVSGNKEFGSERKDFGGVNKEFEESNRGSIREERGGASKGLRDVIKSPSWSRDSGSEQSRVRGLGDSKSKSRSSPTWSKDSVGSEQSKNLEVVKKSEEVKVEGGCSSSEMEEGELEPDVEREHLPLTAVLVEIENKIESKDNRTGADSENKKIEDGENVMEEVEQKGNKESIHEDEKDVLLEVSELPDSENLNVGSGDENGNLDVDEVEKEEESKEKEECLSKDDDCKDEGTKDEVVEKSADLEEERKEEKGIDLEVKAVEELEAPQSNKDQVVEGNGGNDVDVHVEIEGLNQSFKDKGKRVAFTPTNDTDSAEDGVWIERESRAAASWKADDMEGPSNRGFDLFTSSPVRKTERGEQHFNNKDRDENLTLEPLDLSLSLPNILLPIGARETAEVPGSPSQGRSIQSLSTFRTNSDGFTASMSFSGSQSFFHNPSCSLTQNSMDNFEQSVHSRPIFQGIDQVSQGAWQGQSQNESSKHKEIPLYQRILMNGNGSIHQSQGIPNVQLEQGQRVKGTEGSTKMPNGLERQLSFHKQNDVRSPSNSVGSHEIGSSYSFEKKRAMREKHIGGSLYRSNSQKEQELLIGGVDFVETIMGRIVSDPFHVMARKFHDMTAQSIALVKESIREIMLNADKKPQLRAFQNALSCRSDINTEVLLKSHRAQLEILVALKTGLPEYLQLDNGISSTDLAEIFLNLRCRNLTCRNPLPVDDCDCKVCVKKNGFCSSCMCLVCSKFDMASNTCSWVGCDVCLHWCHADCGLQESYIRNGRSPTAAQGTEMQFHCVACDHPSEMFGFVKEVFQNFAKEWSAETMSRELEYVKRIFSASKDIRGKRLHEIADQMLLRLSNKSELPEVYSYVVGFLTDSESSKFSDTLFSEKERVKVSNGTAGPSHDNTWLKSVYSDKALQLESSSSLLPSFNIDRNDKRPLELELHKSSQKEPLFDELESIVRIKQAEAKMFQARADDARREAESLKLIAIAKNEKIEEEYTSRITKLRFVEAEEMRKQKFEEFQALERAHRDYFNMKMRMEADINDLLLKMEATKRNLAI; encoded by the exons ATGAAGAGACTGAGGTCAAGCGACGATCTGGGTTCCTACGGTGATAAGAACACAAGTAAGGACTCGTCGAACCCTAACCCCAAACGTTCTTCAACTTCTTCGCATCGTAGTTTTTATTACAAGTCTGATAATGTACGTAAGGGTTTGGTTTCTACCTCCTCCTCGTCAAGGTATGATCGTGATCGATCTTTGGATGATGACAATCGGAATTTAAAGAAAAGATCAGATCAtgattttgaatcttttgataGGAGGAAAAGTGGGTTTGATAGATACAGTAGTGCTGGTAACGAAAGAACAATTCATAGATCAGAGAGTTTTTGTGGGTCCAGGAGAGAATTCCCAAAAGGGTTCCGGTCTGAGAGAGAACGTTCCCGGAGGGAGGGGTCGGTGTCATCGTGGCGAAGGTTTGTGAGTGGCAATAAAGAATTTGGGAGTGAAAGAAAGGATTTTGGAGGTGTGAATAAGGAATTTGAGGAGAGTAATAGAGGGAGTATTAGAGAGGAAAGAGGAGGGGCTTCGAAGGGTTTAAGGGATGTGATTAAGTCTCCAAGTTGGTCTAGGGATTCAGGGAGTGAGCAATCGAGGGTGAGAGGATTAGGGGATTCAAAGTCCAAGTCAAGATCATCACCAACATGGTCGAAGGATTCAGTGGGAAGTGAGCAATCAAAGAATCTGGAGGTGGTGAAGAAGAGTGAGGAGGTTAAAGTTGAGGGTGGTTGTAGTAGTAGTGAGATGGAGGAAGGTGAGCTTGAGCCTGATGTTGAGCGTGAACATTTGCCGCTTACTGCTGTACTTGTagagattgaaaataaaattgaatcaaaagaCAATAGGACCGGGGCTGATagtgaaaataagaaaattgagGACGGAGAAAATGTTATGGAGGAAGTAGAGCAAAAGGGAAATAAAGAAAGTATACATGAGGATGAAAAAGATGTTTTATTGGAAGTTAGTGAGTTGCCAGATAGTGAGAACTTGAATGTTGGAAGTGGTGATGAAAACGGGAACTTGGATGTTGATGAGGTTGAGAAGGAGGAGGAGAGTAAGGAGAAGGAAGAGTGTTTAAGCAAAGATGATGACTGTAAGGATGAAGGAACCAAGGATGAGGTTGTTGAGAAGTCTGCAGATTTAGAAGAGGAAAGGAAGGAAGAGAAGGGGATTGATCTTGAGGTAAAGGCAGTGGAGGAGCTTGAAGCGCCGCAGTCCAATAAGGACCAAGTTGTGGAGGGAAATGGAGGAAATGATGTAGATGTTCATGTGGAAATTGAGGGGCTGAACCAGAGTTTCAAGGACAAAGGCAAAAGAGTGGCTTTCACACCGACCAATGATACTGATTCTGCAGAAGATGGTGTATGGATTGAAAGGGAATCAAGAGCTGCTGCATCATGGAAAGCTGATGATATGGAAGGACCGAGTAATAGGGGCTTTGATTTGTTTACTAGCTCTCCTGTTAGAAAAACAGAGAGAGGAGAACAGCACTTCAATAACAAGGACAGAGATGAAAATCTGACTCTGGAACCACTTGATCTTTCTCTAAGCTTACCAAATATCTTGCTACCAATTGGTGCACGAGAAACAGCTGAAGTTCCTGGTTCTCCTAGCCAAGGGAGAAGTATTCAGTCCTTAAGCACATTTCGTACAAACTCTGATGGGTTTACTGCATCAATGTCTTTTTCTGGCTCTCAGTCATTTTTTCATAATCCAAGCTGTTCATTAACTCAGAATTCTATGGATAACTTTGAGCAATCAGTTCACAGCCGACCAATATTTCAGGGAATTGATCAGGTTTCTCAAGGAGCTTGGCAGGGACAATCTCAGAACGAATCTAGTAAGCATAAAGAAATTCCCTTGTATCAAAGGATTTTGATGAATGGAAATGGTTCAATACATCAGTCTCAAGGTATTCCAAATGTTCAACTCGAACAAGGACAACGTGTTAAGGGTACAGAAGGAAGCACAAAAATGCCCAATGGACTGGAAAGGCAGTTGAGTTTTCATAAACAGAATGATGTCCGTTCACCTTCAAACAGTGTTGGATCACATGAAATTGGTTCAAGTTATAGTTTTGAGAAGAAGCGAGCAATGAGGGAGAAGCACATTGGTGGTAGTTTATATAGGAGTAATAGCCAGAAAGAACAAGAGCTTCTGATAGGTGGAGTTGATTTTGTTGAGACAATCATGGGGAGGATAGTTTCAGATCCTTTTCATGTAATGGCTAGGAAATTTCATGATATGACTGCACAGTCCATAGCTTTGGTTAAGGAGAGCATCCGAGAGATCATGTTAAATGCAGATAAGAAGCCTCAACTGCGTGCTTTTCAGAATGCTTTAAGCTGCAGATCTGACATAAACACTGAAGTGCTCCTAAAATCTCATCGGGCTCAACTAGAAATCTTGGTTGCTTTGAAAACTGGACTACCAGAATATCTTCAGCTTGATAATGGTATTTCTTCAACTGATTTGGCTGAAATTTTTCTAAACCTTAGATGCAGAAATCTCACATGCCGGAATCCTTTGCCTGTTGATGACTGTGATTGCAAAGTATGTGTAAAGAAGAATGGCTTTTGCAGCTCATGTATGTGCCTTGTTTGTTCAAAATTTGACATGGCGTCAAATACATGTAGTTGGGTAGGCTGTGATGTTTGTCTTCATTGGTGCCATGCGGATTGTGGGTTACAAGAATCTTATATCAGAAATGGACGTAGCCCCACTGCGGCTCAAGGGACTGAAATGCAGTTCCATTGTGTTGCTTGTGATCATCCTTCAGAAATGTTTGGTTTTGTGAAGGAGGTTTTTCAGAATTTCGCAAAGGAATGGTCAGCTGAAACAATGTCCAGGGAACTTGAATATGTGAAGAGAATTTTTTCTGCCAGCAAAGATATCAGAGGGAAACGACTTCATGAAATTGCTGATCAGATGCTGTTAAGACTGTCAAACAAGTCTGAACTTCCGGAGGTTTACAGTTATGTCGTGGGTTTTCTGACTG ATAGTGAATCTTCCAAGTTTTCAGACACTCTTTTTTCGGAGAAGGAAAGAGTGAAAGTAAGCAATGGGACTGCTGGGCCTAGCCATGACAACACATGGCTGAAATCTGTTTATTCAGATAAAGCTCTTCAATTGGAAAGTTCATCGAGCCTACTTCCTAGTTTTAACATTGACCGGAATGATAAGCGACCTTTGGAGTTAGAATTGCATAAAAGTTCCCAAAAGGAGCCTCTTTTTGATGAACTGGAGAGCATTGTAAGAATCAAACAGGCAGAAGCTAAAATGTTCCAAGCACGAGCTGACGATGCTAGAAGAGAAGCTGAGAGCTTGAAACTAATTGCAATAGCAAAGAACGAAAAAATTGAAGAGGAGTATACAAGTAGAATTACAAAATTGCGCTTTGTCGAGGCAGAGGAAATgcgaaaacaaaaatttgaagaattccAGGCTCTTGAAAGAGCACACAgggattattttaatatgaaaatgagGATGGAAGCTGATATTAACGATCTTTTACTGAAAATGGAAGCTACAAAACGAAACCTTGCCATTTGA
- the LOC123214580 gene encoding uncharacterized protein LOC123214580 — protein MQAPNWSSSSSSSSSMAALPSVAHSFLNKSCPTQDLKSRSCPRLFVLVACQSREPMDTSSSSPETKKEKKKEENNYKLQFSQLLIGAEKFGKGLKENLSPQQKGDWKDLTLMSLSFAVYVYMSQRIVCAYFAWMSIPKQSW, from the coding sequence ATGCAAGCTCCAAATTGGTCATCGTcatcgtcttcttcttcttcaatggctGCTCTACCATCAGTTGCTCATTCTTTTCTTAACAAAAGCTGTCCAACTCAAGACCTGAAGAGCAGAAGTTGTCCTAGATTGTTTGTGCTTGTAGCTTGTCAAAGTCGTGAGCCAATGGACACATCTAGCAGCAGCCCAGAGacaaagaaggagaagaagaaggaggagaACAATTATAAGTTACAGTTTTCACAACTTCTCATTGGAGCAGAGAAGTTTGGGAAGGGTTTGAAGGAGAATTTGAGCCCTCAACAGAAGGGGGACTGGAAAGACTTGACTTTAATGAGTTTATCATTTGCTGTTTATGTGTATATGTCTCAGAGGATTGTTTGTGCTTACTTTGCTTGGATGTCCATTCCCAAACAATCATGGTAG